The sequence below is a genomic window from Arthrobacter sp. U41.
GCGGCACCCTCGCCGGCCAGCTTGTCCACCTTGGCACCCTCAAGTCCGGCGTACAGGCTCACGGCGGCACCGGCCAGGGTGACGATGGACTTGATGACGCTGAGCCGGGTGACGCCGTCCTGCTTGGCCATCCGGCCCTTGTTCTCCCACATGACGGCCAGGCCGGAGAGGAAATGCGCGCCGAAGGCCGCCGTCTGGAACGGGGCCCACTTCTTCCAGCCCAGGCTCGACAGCCGGGTGCGTTCGGCCGGATCCTTGGCTTCCGCCGTCGCGCCGTTCAGCCCGATGGCGCCCATCAGGGAGCCTCCGAACCAGGCGCCCGCCGTCAGGTCGTGGATGGATCGGGCAACAAGATTACCTGCCATGGTGAGCTTCCTATCGTCGGTGTGAATCAGGAACTGCCGCCACCCGCGAAGGGCCACGACTGGGCTATGGTAAGCACACTTATGAAAAAGTTGATAGTTCAGGGGGCAGCTCCCCTGCGTAGACTCGGCGGCATGGAATCATCGGGGGCTCACGACCGGCCCCCCGCTCCGCGGGAAACCGGCGGAGAGGCCCTCGGCCGGGCCGCGGGCGAGGCAGCCGACGCGGCGGAGTCGGCGTCGAACAGCGCCGCGCTCGACGCCGTCGCCCGGACCGGCTTTGCCGTGATGGCGCTGCTGCACATCGTGATCGGCGCGATCGCGGTGGCCCTGGTCCTGGGCGCCCCGGGCCAGGCCGAGCCCACCGGCGCGATCGAACAGCTCGCGGCCAACCCGTGGGGCCCGGCGGTCATGTGGGCGGGCTTCATCGCGTGCGCCGGGCTCTCGCTGTGGCAGTTGAGCGAGGCCACGCTGCGGGCCAGGCACCTCCCGCGCCGGCAGCGACTCGGCAAACTCGTCTCGTCCGGCTTCCTCGCCGTCGCCTACGGCAGCGTGGGGCTGAGCTTCGCCGGCTTCGCCCTCGGCAACCGAGGCGACTCCGGGGACTCGACACGGGACTTCAGCACCGCCGTCGTGCGCGGACCGTTCGGGGTGCCGGCGCTCATCGGACTGGGCCTGACGATCATCGGGATCGGCGTGTATTTCATCGTCAAGGGCGCGGGGAAGAAGTTCAAGGAGGAGCTGCGCCATTTCGAGGGCACCCGCCGGGGCCGGCTGATCAGCGGCCTCGGCGTCGCCGGCCACGTCGCCAAGGGTGTGGCGCTGATCCTGACGGGACTGCTGTTTGTCATCGCGGCGGCCACCAACGACCCCGGCTCGTCCACCGGGCTGGACGGCAGCCTCAAGGCCCTCCGGGACCATCCGTTCGGTCCGGCTCTGCTCCTGGCGATCGGCGCGGGCTTCATCGCCTACGGGGCGTTTGCGCTGGTCCGGGCACGCTTCGGGCGGATGTAAGTCCGTCCGCGAGCCTTCCGCTCCCGCCGGAACTCCCGCCGCGGCCGGCAACTGCTGCGCGGACTAACGCCTACCCCGCAGCTTTCCGCTCCGCCGCCTTCAGCGGGACCACGTCGCCCTCGCGGTAGAGCAGGGCACGGACCTCGGATTCGGCCGAGTCCAGCCGCTTCGGGTCGATGATCTCCCCCGCGGCGAAGTGGTCCAGCAGCCGCGGGTCCACGTAGCTTTTCCGGGCGATCGACGGCGTGTTGCCCAGCACCGCGGACGCGTCCACCATGGCGCGGCTTACCGCGCGTTTGCGGGCCGAGACCTTGGGCTGCGGGCCGCTCTGCGCCAGGCTGGCGGCTGCGGCGACTGTCCCGCGCAGGGTGCGGAAGTCCTTGGCGGTGAAGTCCTGGCCGGTGCGCTCCTTGACGTACTGGTTGATGTCCTGGCTGGACACCGGGTGCCAGCCCCGGCCCTCCTTGTACGCCAGCAGGCGGGCGTTGCCGCCGCGGCGCTTGAGCTGGCGCACGACGGCGGCGAGGTCGGCGTCGTCGATCCGTGATTCCCAGGTCTTGCCGCTCTTGGCGGGGAAACTGAGCCTGACCTCGTCCTTGCGGACCGCCACGTGGGCGCAGAGCAGGGTGGCGAGGCCGTGGCTGCCGTTTTCGTTTGTGTAGCGCTCGGAGCCGACCCGCAGCGAGCCGCTGTCCAGCATCCTGAAGGCGGCGGCCAGCACCCGCTCCCGGGCGAGTCCCTCGGAGCGCAGGTCCAGGGTGACGCGCCGGCGCGCGGCCGGCAGGGTTTCCGCGAGCTGGAGCGACCGGTCGAACTTCAGCCGGTCCTTCCGCTCCCGCCAGCCCGGGTGGTAGATGTACTGGCGCCGTCCGACGGCGTCGAGCCCGGTGGCCTGGATGTGCCCGTTGTCGTACGGTGCGATCCAGACGTCCGTCCACGCGGGCGGGATGCCGATTCCCTCCAACCGCTCGCGCACCGGCCCGGGCGGGACAGTGGAGCCGTCCAGGTCCTTGTAGCTGAAGCCGGTGCCCGCCGCGACCCGGCGGTAGCCGCGGCCGGACGCGTTGCTGCGCCGGAGCCTCACCGGCGGGTCTCTGGCGTGTGCTGCGCATCCATGAAGGTAAGCCTACTGACTACAGCCCCGTTTTTCGCCCCCACCCAAACAACGCGGGGTCACTTCCGGCCCATGATCCCGTTCGGGATGGGCGCGGTGTGACCCCGCGTTGCAGTTCTTAGGGCTTGCACCCCCGTTGCCGCGGGTGCTGGGTGCGCTTAGACCTCCGCGGCCACTCCGTCGCGGGAGATCTGGACCATGGCCTCGCGGGGAACGACTTTGATGCGCTCGCGCTGGATGCCGCCGGCACCGGCGTCGGCGCTTGCCTTCTCGCCGAGGGAGCGCTCGTGCGCGTCCAGGGCCAGCCAGCCCTCCCAGCTGGTGTACTGCACGCCGCGGTTTTCCAGCAGCTCGACGACTGCGTCCGGGGCGGGCGCCGCTGCCAGCGGCAGGTTCTCGCGGTCCTCGAGCAGGTAGGTCACGGTTTCCAGGGCGTCGCCCTTGGTGTGGCCGATCAGGCCGACCGGGCCGCGCTTGATCCAGCCGGTGGCGTAGATGCCGGGCACGTGGGTGCCGGAGGCGTCCAGGACGCGGCCGCCGTCGTTCGGCACAATGCCCTTGCTGTGGTCGAACTCGACCTCGGGCAGCGAGGACCCGAAGTAGCCGATCGCGCGGTACACGGCCTGGACCGGGTAGTCGACGAACTCGCCGGTGCCGCGGGCGTTACCCGTGCCGTCCAGCTCCGTGCGCTCGAACTTGATCCCGGCGACGCGGCCGGGAGCACCGGCTTCGCCGGTATTGTCCCCGTAGACCTCGACCGGGCTGTGCAGGAAATGCAGGTGCAGGCGGCGGGAGGCCGTGAGCTCGGAGAGGTCCTCGGGCTGCTCGGCGATCCAGTTGGTGAGGGTGCCGACCATGGTTTTGGTCTGGTTGTTGCTCTTGATCTGGCGGTCCGATTCGGCGTCGAACTCGAAGTCCTCGGCGTAGAGGATGATGTCGACGTCCCTGGAGTGGGAGAGCTCGCGCAGCTCCAGCGGGGTGAACTTGACCTGGGCGGGGCCGCGGCGGCCGAAGACGTGGACGTCGGTGACCGGGGAGTCCTTGAGGCCGGCGTAGACGTTGTCCGGGATTTCGGAGACGAGGAGGTCATCGGCGTGCTTGGAGAGCATCCGGGCGACGTCCAGGGCCACGTTGCCGTTGCCGATCACGGCGATTTCCTTGGCGTCCAGGGGCCATTCGCGGGACACGTCCGGGTGGCCGTCGTACCAAGAGACGAAGTCCGCGCCGCCGTAGGAACCCTCAAGCTCGATGCCGGGGATGTTCAGGTCCGCGTCCTTGATGGCACCGGTGGCGAAGATGACGGCGTCGTAGTGGGTGCGGAGGTCCTCGAGGGAGAGGTCGGTGCCGTAGTCGACGTTGCCGAAGAAGCGGATGTCGCCGCGGTCCAGGACCTTGTGCAGGGCGTTGACGATGCCCTTGATGCGCGGGTGGTCCGGGGCGACGCCGTAGCGGATCAGGCCGTAGGGCGCGGGGTAGCGGTCGAAGAGGTCGATGCTCACCGTGAGCTCGCCGCTCTTGACGGCCTCGCTCTTGGTCAGGAGGTCCGCGGCGTACACACCCGCGGGTCCGGAGCCGACGACGGCGATGCGCAGCGGGCGGGCAGCAGTTCCTACAGGGGTGTTCGTTGACACGGCTGTGTTCCTTTGTTCTTCTGCATCCGTTGCTCCGTAACCGCCCTTTTGAGGCTTGATAACGGCGGTTATGGAGCAATCGAGGGGTGTTAGGGGGTCAGTACTCGGGTCTTGGTGGTCCTGGTGGTGCGCGGTGCGTTCGGGGACGTGGTTCCGTAGTCCGCGGTCTTGAAGTGCGACGGCGCGAACGGGCTGACGCGGACCACGTCACCGATCACGATCACGGCGGGGTTCGCGACGTCTGCGGCCTCCGCCTGGTCCGCGATGGTCCCGAGCGTTCCGATGGTCACCCGCTGGTTCGGCAAATAACCATTCTCTACGATGCCAACAGGCGTCTCCGCTGGCAAACCGGCGCGTTCCAGCGCAGCCGCGGAATCGCGCAACTGGCCCACCCCCATGAGCAGGATCACGGTGTGGTCAGCCCGGGCCGGGACTTCGGAGAGTTCCTCATGGCCGGTGACCACGCTGAAGCCCTTGGCCAGCCCGCGGTGCGTGACGGGGATGCCGGCGGCGGCCGGGACCGAGATGGCCGAGGTGACGCCGGAAACCACTTCAACCTCGACGCCGTGCTGCCGGCAGAACTCGGCTTCCTCGCCGCCGCGGCCCAGGACGTACGGGTCGCCGCCCTTGAGCCGGACCACCCGGTGTCCCTGCAGGGCTTCCTCGACGAGGATCCGGTTGATCTCGGACTGCGGGACGGGGTGGTGGCCGGGGGTCTTGCCGACCTCGATCACGCGGACGTCGGGGGCCAGTTCGCTGAGAAGCTCGCGCGGGCCGAGGCGGTCCGCGACGACGACGTCGGCCTGGCCCAGGAGCCGCCGGCCGCGGACGGTGATCAGCCCGGTGTCGCCGGGTCCGCCGCCGACGAGGGCCACGGATCCTGCGGTTGCATCGGCGGCGGCCCGGCGCCGGCGCAGCGGCAGGTCCCCGGTTTCCAGCGCGGTGGCCACGGCGTCGCGCAGTGCCATGGCGCGGCGCGGGTCTCCCCCGGCGTTTACGGCGATTTTGACGTCATCCACAACGGCGACGGCGGGCGTCCAGGCGGCGGAGGCTTCGTGGTCGGAGGCGTTGACGCACCAGATGCGCTGGGCCTCGGCGTCGGCCGACACCTGCGCGTCCACGGCGGCGTCGCCGGTGGCAGTCTGGACGAACCAGACGCCGTCGACGTCGGCTGGGCGGTAGCTGCGGGGCTGCCAGGTGAGGAGACCGGCGTCGGCCAGGTCGGTGAGGGCCGGGCAGGCAAGGGGCGCGACGACGGTGACCTGGGCGCCGGCGTCGAGCAGTCCCTTGGCGCGGCGTGCCGCGACCGGGCCGCCGCCGACGACCAGCACGGGCCGGCCGAGGAGGCGCAGCGCCGTGGGGTAAATGTCCTGAATTGCCATGCATCGACGATAGGGCGGGGCCGTAGGGCGGAACAACGGTGCGGAAACACCCGTTCACGCGGGGTAACGCCGCGTCACATAGTTGTCGCCGGTCCGGGGGCTGGCCGGGGCGGGCTGGGTGGGCCGGGCGTCCGGGGCAGCATGCTGGCATTCCTGAGCAGGCGCGGCGCCGTCCGGGGGCACTTTGACGGCGGGAACAGCCCCCTCGGGCTCAAACGACGGCGCGCCCGCGCCAATGTGCCCCCGCTCGGCTGGTGGCAGGTGGCGGGAGGTGCCTGCTGGCTGCGGGACGGCTGGGTTGCGGGGCGGCTGGCCACGGGACGGCTGGCTGCGAGACGGTTGCTGCAGGGCGGGCCGGGAGCAGCCACTTCGCCGTCCTGGGCGCGGTCGGCACTTCGCCGTCGTGGCCCGGGCAGCTGTGGCGCCGTCCGGGGGCACTTTGACGGCGGGAACAGCCACTTCGGGCTCAAAGGACGGCGTGTCCGGGTCAAAGTGCCTCCGTCCTACAGGCGGCGGGCGGCGCGGGCGGCGAGTCGGCAGGCGGCTGGCCGACTCCGGGCGCCCTACTTCACCGCAATAAGCTCGATCAGTTTGATGTCGGGGTCCTTGGCCAGCAGGGCGGGTCCGTGCTGGCCGAGGGCGGCGGGGATGGCTCCGTCGAGGTGGGCCTGCCGGTCCTCTTCGGTGTCGAAGGTGTCGAAGATGCCGAACGTGTTCTCGTTGACCCGGAAGGCGTACCAGGTCCTCGTGCCGGGCTCGGTCAGGACGATCTCGCGGCCCCCGTTGAGGAAGTCCCAGACGTCCTGTTCCTTCCCCGGCTTGGCTTCGACCAGTGCCAGCACTCCGTATTTTGGCGCCACGGCTGTCTCCTCAGAATTGGGCTGGATCGGCCGCACACCGGCCTATAGCCGTGAGTGTAGGCCCGTCCATCCCGGCAGACAACAGCAACGCGGGGTCACTCAGCGCCCATAAACCAGGGGTTTATGGGCCGAAAGTGACCCCGCGTTGCTTGAGGGGGTGGGGGTTAGCGGGTGCTGCCGGCGAGGAGGCCCCGGCGGCGGAGCAGGTGCTTTTCGATCGGGGCGAAGACGAGCAGTTCGATCAGGATGCCGACGGCGAGGATCAGCAGGATCGCGGACATCACGATGGTCATGTCGGACAGGTCGCGGCCCTGGTTGAGCATGGATCCGAGGCCGAAGCCGATGGTGCCGCCCACGGCGATGATTTCCGCGGCCATCAGCGAGCGCCAGGAGAAGGCCCAGCCCTGCTTGAGTCCGCCGAGGTATCCGGGCAGGGCGGCGGGGAGGATGATCTGCAGGGCCAGCTGGAGCCGGGAGGCGCCCAGGACTGTCCCGACGCTGCGGTACTGCGGCGGGATCTGGTCCACGCCGGAGATCAGCCCGTTGATGATCGAGGGGATGGCGCCCATGAACACCACGAAATACACCGTGGCGTCGGTGAGGCCGAACCAGATGATGGCCGCGGGCACCCAGGCCACGGACGGCAGCACCTGCAGCCCGGAGATGAGCGGCCCGAAGGCGCGGCGCAGCGGGGCGACCTGGGCCAGCAGGAGTCCGATCGGGGTCGCGATGGCCACGCTGATCAGGAAGCCCACAAGCCCGCGCTGCAGCGAGGTCCAGACCGCTTCCTGCAGCTTGCCCTCCGCCCAGAGCCGGCCGAACTGGCCCAGCACATCCAGCGGGCCGGGCACCAGGTCCTGCCGCTTGAAGCCCATCGACACGTACAGCTGCCAGATGATGATGAGGACCGCAATCGCGCCGACCGGCAGCAGGATCCGGCTCCAGTCGACGCGGCCCTTGCGCACGGCATCGGACTGTAGCGAGTCCAGCCCGGCCTCCAGCTCGCGCAGGTCGGCCGGTCCGGTGGAGGACCGGGTCAGGGCGGCGGTGATGTGGCGGGTCTCGGCGGGCTCAACCAGCGATGTTTGTTCATTTGGCATGGCGGCGGATCTCCTCGCGTAGCCGGGCAGTGATTTCGGCGGTGAGCTGGCCGGCCAGTCCGGCGTCGGTGCGGTGCTCTTCGCTGACGTGCCATTCCCGCACCACGCGTCCGGGCCGTGAGGAGAGCAGCAGGACGCGCTGGCCCAGCCGGACGGCTTCGCGGACGTTGTGGGTGACAAAAACGATGGTGCGGCCGGTTTCCTTCCAGATCCGCTCCAGCTCGTCATGCAGCAGGTCCCGGGTGATCGCATCGAGGGCCGCGAACGGCTCGTCCATCAGGAGCAGCTGCCGGTCCTGGGCGAGCGAGCGGGCCAGGGCCACGCGCTGGCGCATGCCGCCGGAGAGCTCGTGCGGGCGCTTGTCCCCCGCGCCGCCCAGGTGCACGAGGTCCAGGAGCTCGTTGGCCTTGACCTTGCGCTCCTTCTTCCCGACGCCGCGCAGCTTCAGGGCCAGCTCAATGTTCTCCCGCGCCGTCAGCCAGGGGAACAGCGCCGCGTCCTGGAACATAAAGGCCGCGCCGTCGCTGGGCACCTCGAGGGCGCCCGACGTCGGGGCCTCCAGTCCCGCCATGATGTTCAGCAGGGTGGACTTGCCGCAGCCGGAGGCACCGAGCAGCGCGACGAACTCGCCCTGCCCGATGCTGGCGTTGACGTCGTCCAGCACCGGGGCGCCGTCGCCGAAGCGCTTGCCCAGGTTTTCCAGTACGACTGGCATGGTCACGTCCTTACTTCTGGTGGCACTTCTGTTGGCGGGCTGGAGACAGGGTCTGGCTAGTCCTGGCCCAGTCCCTGGGCTGAGACCTTCGGGCCCGTGGCGCCCTCGCCGAGGACGCTGTTGAGGGCCGTGAGGTCGAAGAGGCCGTTGATGTCGGCCTGGGTGGTGGTGCCGGCGTCGACGCCGTCCTGCAGCAGCTTCCGGTACGTTCCGGCGAGCGGGTCGACGGTGTAGACGATGTTCTTCAGCGAACGGTCAATCACGTCGGCCGGAAGGGCGGCACCGGCGGATTCCTGGAGAGCGGCGTTGAGGACCGTGGACTTCTCCGCGGCGGGGGCCGCGTTGAGCCAGCCCACGGATTCGACGTGGCCCTTCAGCAGCGCCTTGACCGTGTCAGGGTGCGCGGCGGCGAACTTCTTGTTGACGATCAGGACGGTGGTGATGAACTCGCCCTTGTCCCACAGGTCCCTTTCGTCGACCAGGACCTTCGCTCCGGCCTGCAGCACCAGGCGGGACGCCCACGGCTCCGGGAGCCACGCGCCGTCGAGCTTGCCGTCCTGGAAGAGTTTCAGGGTCTGGGCGTTCTCGGTGGGGTTGATGGCGACATCGCCGCTGCCGTCCGTTTTGGTCCGGTGGCCCTGCCGGCCGAGCCAGGCGCGCAGGGCCACGTCCTGGGTGGCGCCGAGCTGCGGCGTCGCGAGCTTCCTGCCGGCCAGGTCCGCGGCGGAGGTGATCCCGGGCTTGACCACCAGCTGCGCCCCGCCGGACGCGGCGCCGGCGATGATGCTGACCGATTCGCCCTTGCTCTTGACGTAGGAGTTGATGGCCGGGTTGGGGCCGATGTAGGTGGCGTCGATGGCCCCGGCATTGAGGGCCTCGATCGCGGCCGGGCCGGCGCTGAAGACCTGGGTGCTGAGTTTGGTTTCGCCGAGGCTCTTCGCGATCAGGCCCTGGCTGACGCCAATGAGGGCCGGGGCGTGGTTGATGTTGCCGAAGTAGCCGAGTTTGAGTTCGGCGGCGGGAGTGGCCGCGGGGACGGCAGCGGGCGCCGCTTCATTAGTGCGGGACACCGTGGACGCGACGGCGGC
It includes:
- a CDS encoding DUF1206 domain-containing protein — protein: MESSGAHDRPPAPRETGGEALGRAAGEAADAAESASNSAALDAVARTGFAVMALLHIVIGAIAVALVLGAPGQAEPTGAIEQLAANPWGPAVMWAGFIACAGLSLWQLSEATLRARHLPRRQRLGKLVSSGFLAVAYGSVGLSFAGFALGNRGDSGDSTRDFSTAVVRGPFGVPALIGLGLTIIGIGVYFIVKGAGKKFKEELRHFEGTRRGRLISGLGVAGHVAKGVALILTGLLFVIAAATNDPGSSTGLDGSLKALRDHPFGPALLLAIGAGFIAYGAFALVRARFGRM
- a CDS encoding DNA topoisomerase IB, yielding MRLRRSNASGRGYRRVAAGTGFSYKDLDGSTVPPGPVRERLEGIGIPPAWTDVWIAPYDNGHIQATGLDAVGRRQYIYHPGWRERKDRLKFDRSLQLAETLPAARRRVTLDLRSEGLARERVLAAAFRMLDSGSLRVGSERYTNENGSHGLATLLCAHVAVRKDEVRLSFPAKSGKTWESRIDDADLAAVVRQLKRRGGNARLLAYKEGRGWHPVSSQDINQYVKERTGQDFTAKDFRTLRGTVAAAASLAQSGPQPKVSARKRAVSRAMVDASAVLGNTPSIARKSYVDPRLLDHFAAGEIIDPKRLDSAESEVRALLYREGDVVPLKAAERKAAG
- a CDS encoding FAD-dependent oxidoreductase; this translates as MSTNTPVGTAARPLRIAVVGSGPAGVYAADLLTKSEAVKSGELTVSIDLFDRYPAPYGLIRYGVAPDHPRIKGIVNALHKVLDRGDIRFFGNVDYGTDLSLEDLRTHYDAVIFATGAIKDADLNIPGIELEGSYGGADFVSWYDGHPDVSREWPLDAKEIAVIGNGNVALDVARMLSKHADDLLVSEIPDNVYAGLKDSPVTDVHVFGRRGPAQVKFTPLELRELSHSRDVDIILYAEDFEFDAESDRQIKSNNQTKTMVGTLTNWIAEQPEDLSELTASRRLHLHFLHSPVEVYGDNTGEAGAPGRVAGIKFERTELDGTGNARGTGEFVDYPVQAVYRAIGYFGSSLPEVEFDHSKGIVPNDGGRVLDASGTHVPGIYATGWIKRGPVGLIGHTKGDALETVTYLLEDRENLPLAAAPAPDAVVELLENRGVQYTSWEGWLALDAHERSLGEKASADAGAGGIQRERIKVVPREAMVQISRDGVAAEV
- the cobA gene encoding uroporphyrinogen-III C-methyltransferase, which gives rise to MAIQDIYPTALRLLGRPVLVVGGGPVAARRAKGLLDAGAQVTVVAPLACPALTDLADAGLLTWQPRSYRPADVDGVWFVQTATGDAAVDAQVSADAEAQRIWCVNASDHEASAAWTPAVAVVDDVKIAVNAGGDPRRAMALRDAVATALETGDLPLRRRRAAADATAGSVALVGGGPGDTGLITVRGRRLLGQADVVVADRLGPRELLSELAPDVRVIEVGKTPGHHPVPQSEINRILVEEALQGHRVVRLKGGDPYVLGRGGEEAEFCRQHGVEVEVVSGVTSAISVPAAAGIPVTHRGLAKGFSVVTGHEELSEVPARADHTVILLMGVGQLRDSAAALERAGLPAETPVGIVENGYLPNQRVTIGTLGTIADQAEAADVANPAVIVIGDVVRVSPFAPSHFKTADYGTTSPNAPRTTRTTKTRVLTP
- a CDS encoding putative quinol monooxygenase, whose protein sequence is MAPKYGVLALVEAKPGKEQDVWDFLNGGREIVLTEPGTRTWYAFRVNENTFGIFDTFDTEEDRQAHLDGAIPAALGQHGPALLAKDPDIKLIELIAVK
- a CDS encoding ABC transporter permease; protein product: MPNEQTSLVEPAETRHITAALTRSSTGPADLRELEAGLDSLQSDAVRKGRVDWSRILLPVGAIAVLIIIWQLYVSMGFKRQDLVPGPLDVLGQFGRLWAEGKLQEAVWTSLQRGLVGFLISVAIATPIGLLLAQVAPLRRAFGPLISGLQVLPSVAWVPAAIIWFGLTDATVYFVVFMGAIPSIINGLISGVDQIPPQYRSVGTVLGASRLQLALQIILPAALPGYLGGLKQGWAFSWRSLMAAEIIAVGGTIGFGLGSMLNQGRDLSDMTIVMSAILLILAVGILIELLVFAPIEKHLLRRRGLLAGSTR
- a CDS encoding ABC transporter ATP-binding protein, whose translation is MPVVLENLGKRFGDGAPVLDDVNASIGQGEFVALLGASGCGKSTLLNIMAGLEAPTSGALEVPSDGAAFMFQDAALFPWLTARENIELALKLRGVGKKERKVKANELLDLVHLGGAGDKRPHELSGGMRQRVALARSLAQDRQLLLMDEPFAALDAITRDLLHDELERIWKETGRTIVFVTHNVREAVRLGQRVLLLSSRPGRVVREWHVSEEHRTDAGLAGQLTAEITARLREEIRRHAK
- a CDS encoding ABC transporter substrate-binding protein produces the protein MSSPSNNPAPRQKPGQSPGTTRIVAGESAKPKRKRALEISLAAGLALLIGAGAAVASTVSRTNEAAPAAVPAATPAAELKLGYFGNINHAPALIGVSQGLIAKSLGETKLSTQVFSAGPAAIEALNAGAIDATYIGPNPAINSYVKSKGESVSIIAGAASGGAQLVVKPGITSAADLAGRKLATPQLGATQDVALRAWLGRQGHRTKTDGSGDVAINPTENAQTLKLFQDGKLDGAWLPEPWASRLVLQAGAKVLVDERDLWDKGEFITTVLIVNKKFAAAHPDTVKALLKGHVESVGWLNAAPAAEKSTVLNAALQESAGAALPADVIDRSLKNIVYTVDPLAGTYRKLLQDGVDAGTTTQADINGLFDLTALNSVLGEGATGPKVSAQGLGQD